A genomic region of Arachis stenosperma cultivar V10309 chromosome 9, arast.V10309.gnm1.PFL2, whole genome shotgun sequence contains the following coding sequences:
- the LOC130947520 gene encoding alpha-L-fucosidase 2-like isoform X1, with protein sequence MTSIEKQSSVVARLLLFVLLAFNVPLTHSSSLTCVDFAMKENGEWNMEDDVPLKVTFCAGATHWTDAIPIGNGRLGAMIWGGVSSELIQLNEDTLWTGTPGNYTDSTAPAALAEVHKLVDNRNYSGATEEALKLSGGPGAMYQLLGDIKLEFDDSHAAYSNESYYRELDLDTATAKVKYSVGDVEYSREHFASYPDQVIVSRISASKPASLSLTVSLDSKLPHSLQVSGQNLVLMKGSCPGERQPPKVNSSANLKGIQFSAALDVQISGEKGIVHVLEGSKLRIEGSDSVVLLLTASSSFDGPFTKPEDSKKDPTSDSLNAMKSVKKLSYANLYSRHLDDYQNLFHRVSLKLCKRSNPSSQTIPTSARVKSFQTDEDPSLVELLFQYGRYLLISSSRPGTQVANLQGIWNEELKPKWDGAPHLNINLQMNYWPSLPCNLLECQEPLFDYITSLSVSGSKTAKVNYKANGWVTHHVSDIWAKSSAYAGPAVWALWPMGGAWLCTHLWEHYTYTMDKEFLKNKAYPLLEGCTLFLLDWLIEGRNELLETNPSTSPEHMFIAPDQKPASVSYSTTMDMSIIKEVFSSIVSAAEVLGTSNDVVIKRVTEAQSKLPPVKIARDGSVMEWAEDFQDPAVHHRHLSHLFGLFPGHTITPEKTPDICIAADLSLIKRGEDGPGWSTTWKAALWARLNNSEHAYHMVKHLIVLVNPEHEVRFEGGLYSNLFTAHPPFQIDANFGFSAAVAEMLVQSTMKDLYLLPALPRDKWLNGCVKGLKARGGITVNICWKEGDLHEVGLWSENQKSQVRLHHRETMVLAELSPGIVYSYNNQLKCVKTEDIFHC encoded by the exons ATGACTTCAATTGAAAAACAATCTTCAGTTGTTGCAAGGCTACTGCTCTTTGTACTGTTAGCTTTCAATGTTCCACTCACCCATTCCTCATCATTAACA TGTGTTGATTTTGCAATGAAGGAGAACGGAGAGTGGAATATGGAGGATGATGTCCCCCTGAAGGTTACGTTCTGTGCGGGTGCTACTCACTGGACCGATGCCATACCCATCGGAAATGGCCGTCTTGGGGCCATGATTTGGGGTGGCGTTTCATCAGAACTTATTCAGCTCAATG AGGACACACTTTGGACTGGGACACCTGGCAACTATACCGACAGCACTGCTCCGGCAGCACTGGCTGAAGTCCACAAACTTGTTGATAACAGAAATTACTCTGGCGCTACAGAAGAAGCTCTCAAATTGTCAGGAGGTCCTGGTGCT ATGTACCAACTTCTTGGTGATATCAAGTTAGAGTTTGACGATTCTCATGCTGCATACTCTAACGAGTCTTACTACAGAGAACTGGATTTGGATACGGCAACAGCAAAAGTAAAATACTCCGTGGGTGATGTAGAATATAGTCGAGAACATTTTGCTTCTTATCCAGACCAAGTAATAGTGTCAAGAATTTCTGCAAGCAAGCCAGCTTCGTTATCATTAACAGTGTCTTTGGATAGCAAATTACCTCACAGTTTGCAAGTTAGTGGCCAAAATCTGGTACTAATGAAAGGAAGCTGTCCTGGTGAGAGGCAACCACCAAAAGTGAATTCAAGTGCCAATTTAAAGGGAATTCAATTTTCTGCTGCTCTTGATGTACAGATTAGTGGTGAAAAGGGGATTGTGCATGTTTTGGAAGGTTCAAAATTAAGGATTGAAGGTTCCGATTCTGTTGTTTTGCTTCTgacagcttcttcttcttttgatggACCATTCACAAAACCTGAAGACTCTAAGAAAGACCCTACTTCAGACTCCCTCAATGCAATGAAGTCAGTTAAAAAATTGTCATATGCTAACCTTTATTCACGTCACTTGGATGACTATCAGAACCTATTTCATCGTGTGTCATTGAAACTCTGTAAAAGGTCAAATCCTTCCTCTCAAACCATTCCAACTTCGGCAAGGGTCAAATCTTTCCAAACAGATGAAGATCCTTCACTTGTGGAGCTTTTGTTTCAATATGGTCGATATCTACTTATTTCAAGTTCACGTCCTGGAACTCAGGTGGCAAATCTACAGGGTATATGGAACGAAGAACTTAAGCCTAAATGGGA TGGTGCTCCTCACTTGAACATTAATCTTCAAATGAACTATTGGCCATCTcttccttgcaatttacttgAGTGTCAAGAGCCGCTATTTGATTACATTACCTCTTTGTCAGTCAGTGGAAGTAAAACTGCAAAG GTGAATTATAAAGCAAATGGTTGGGTTACACATCATGTTTCTGACATATGGGCTAAATCATCCGCATATGCAGGTCCTGCGGTCTGGGCATTATGGCCAATGGGTGGAGCTTGGCTCTGTACCCATCTATGGGAGCATTATACTTATACAATGGACAAA GAGTTTCTCAAAAACAAGGCATATCCTTTGTTGGAAGGATGCACTTTATTTTTGTTGGATTGGTTGATTGAAGGCCGTAATGAATTATTAGAAACCAACCCGTCAACTTCACCGGAGCACATGTTCATTGCACCAGATCAAAAGCCTGCCAGTGTGAGCTACTCGACAACCATGGACATGTCAATCATCAAAGAAGTTTTCTCATCAATTGTATCTGCTGCTGAG GTTTTGGGGACAAGTAATGATGTTGTTATCAAAAGAGTAACTGAGGCTCAGTCCAAGCTGCCACCAGTAAAAATTGCTAGGGATGGATCTGTTATGGAATGG GCAGAAGATTTCCAGGATCCTGCAGTGCATCATAGACATCTTTCGCACCTATTTGGCCTGTTTCCGGGGCACACAATAACTCCTGAAAAGACTCCAGACATCTGTATAGCTGCAGATCTCTCACTAATTAAAAGAG GAGAGGATGGTCCAGGGTGGTCAACAACTTGGAAAGCTGCATTATGGGCACGTCTTAACAACAGTGAGCACGCATATCACATGGTAAAGCACTTGATTGTCTTGGTGAACCCTGAACATGAAGTTAGATTTGAAGGAGGACTCTACAGTAACCTGTTCACTGCACATCCCCCTTTCCAAATTGATGCAAACTTTGG TTTCTCAGCAGCAGTTGCAGAAATGCTTGTTCAGAGCACAATGAAGGACCTTTACTTGCTTCCGGCATTGCCTCGCGACAAATGGCTGAACGGCTGCGTGAAAGGATTGAAAGCACGTGGCGGGATCACAGTGAACATATGCTGGAAAGAAGGTGATCTGCATGAAGTTGGGCTATGGTCAGAAAACCAGAAATCCCAAGTGAGACTACACCATAGAGAAACCATGGTGCTAGCAGAATTATCACCAGGCATAGTTTACTCTTACAATAATCAGTTGAAGTGTGTGAAGACTGAAGACATATTCCATTGCTGA
- the LOC130947520 gene encoding alpha-L-fucosidase 2-like isoform X3 encodes MRTHFGLGHLATIPTALLRQHWLKSTNLLITEITLALQKKLSNCQEMYQLLGDIKLEFDDSHAAYSNESYYRELDLDTATAKVKYSVGDVEYSREHFASYPDQVIVSRISASKPASLSLTVSLDSKLPHSLQVSGQNLVLMKGSCPGERQPPKVNSSANLKGIQFSAALDVQISGEKGIVHVLEGSKLRIEGSDSVVLLLTASSSFDGPFTKPEDSKKDPTSDSLNAMKSVKKLSYANLYSRHLDDYQNLFHRVSLKLCKRSNPSSQTIPTSARVKSFQTDEDPSLVELLFQYGRYLLISSSRPGTQVANLQGIWNEELKPKWDGAPHLNINLQMNYWPSLPCNLLECQEPLFDYITSLSVSGSKTAKVNYKANGWVTHHVSDIWAKSSAYAGPAVWALWPMGGAWLCTHLWEHYTYTMDKEFLKNKAYPLLEGCTLFLLDWLIEGRNELLETNPSTSPEHMFIAPDQKPASVSYSTTMDMSIIKEVFSSIVSAAEVLGTSNDVVIKRVTEAQSKLPPVKIARDGSVMEWAEDFQDPAVHHRHLSHLFGLFPGHTITPEKTPDICIAADLSLIKRGEDGPGWSTTWKAALWARLNNSEHAYHMVKHLIVLVNPEHEVRFEGGLYSNLFTAHPPFQIDANFGFSAAVAEMLVQSTMKDLYLLPALPRDKWLNGCVKGLKARGGITVNICWKEGDLHEVGLWSENQKSQVRLHHRETMVLAELSPGIVYSYNNQLKCVKTEDIFHC; translated from the exons ATG AGGACACACTTTGGACTGGGACACCTGGCAACTATACCGACAGCACTGCTCCGGCAGCACTGGCTGAAGTCCACAAACTTGTTGATAACAGAAATTACTCTGGCGCTACAGAAGAAGCTCTCAAATTGTCAGGAG ATGTACCAACTTCTTGGTGATATCAAGTTAGAGTTTGACGATTCTCATGCTGCATACTCTAACGAGTCTTACTACAGAGAACTGGATTTGGATACGGCAACAGCAAAAGTAAAATACTCCGTGGGTGATGTAGAATATAGTCGAGAACATTTTGCTTCTTATCCAGACCAAGTAATAGTGTCAAGAATTTCTGCAAGCAAGCCAGCTTCGTTATCATTAACAGTGTCTTTGGATAGCAAATTACCTCACAGTTTGCAAGTTAGTGGCCAAAATCTGGTACTAATGAAAGGAAGCTGTCCTGGTGAGAGGCAACCACCAAAAGTGAATTCAAGTGCCAATTTAAAGGGAATTCAATTTTCTGCTGCTCTTGATGTACAGATTAGTGGTGAAAAGGGGATTGTGCATGTTTTGGAAGGTTCAAAATTAAGGATTGAAGGTTCCGATTCTGTTGTTTTGCTTCTgacagcttcttcttcttttgatggACCATTCACAAAACCTGAAGACTCTAAGAAAGACCCTACTTCAGACTCCCTCAATGCAATGAAGTCAGTTAAAAAATTGTCATATGCTAACCTTTATTCACGTCACTTGGATGACTATCAGAACCTATTTCATCGTGTGTCATTGAAACTCTGTAAAAGGTCAAATCCTTCCTCTCAAACCATTCCAACTTCGGCAAGGGTCAAATCTTTCCAAACAGATGAAGATCCTTCACTTGTGGAGCTTTTGTTTCAATATGGTCGATATCTACTTATTTCAAGTTCACGTCCTGGAACTCAGGTGGCAAATCTACAGGGTATATGGAACGAAGAACTTAAGCCTAAATGGGA TGGTGCTCCTCACTTGAACATTAATCTTCAAATGAACTATTGGCCATCTcttccttgcaatttacttgAGTGTCAAGAGCCGCTATTTGATTACATTACCTCTTTGTCAGTCAGTGGAAGTAAAACTGCAAAG GTGAATTATAAAGCAAATGGTTGGGTTACACATCATGTTTCTGACATATGGGCTAAATCATCCGCATATGCAGGTCCTGCGGTCTGGGCATTATGGCCAATGGGTGGAGCTTGGCTCTGTACCCATCTATGGGAGCATTATACTTATACAATGGACAAA GAGTTTCTCAAAAACAAGGCATATCCTTTGTTGGAAGGATGCACTTTATTTTTGTTGGATTGGTTGATTGAAGGCCGTAATGAATTATTAGAAACCAACCCGTCAACTTCACCGGAGCACATGTTCATTGCACCAGATCAAAAGCCTGCCAGTGTGAGCTACTCGACAACCATGGACATGTCAATCATCAAAGAAGTTTTCTCATCAATTGTATCTGCTGCTGAG GTTTTGGGGACAAGTAATGATGTTGTTATCAAAAGAGTAACTGAGGCTCAGTCCAAGCTGCCACCAGTAAAAATTGCTAGGGATGGATCTGTTATGGAATGG GCAGAAGATTTCCAGGATCCTGCAGTGCATCATAGACATCTTTCGCACCTATTTGGCCTGTTTCCGGGGCACACAATAACTCCTGAAAAGACTCCAGACATCTGTATAGCTGCAGATCTCTCACTAATTAAAAGAG GAGAGGATGGTCCAGGGTGGTCAACAACTTGGAAAGCTGCATTATGGGCACGTCTTAACAACAGTGAGCACGCATATCACATGGTAAAGCACTTGATTGTCTTGGTGAACCCTGAACATGAAGTTAGATTTGAAGGAGGACTCTACAGTAACCTGTTCACTGCACATCCCCCTTTCCAAATTGATGCAAACTTTGG TTTCTCAGCAGCAGTTGCAGAAATGCTTGTTCAGAGCACAATGAAGGACCTTTACTTGCTTCCGGCATTGCCTCGCGACAAATGGCTGAACGGCTGCGTGAAAGGATTGAAAGCACGTGGCGGGATCACAGTGAACATATGCTGGAAAGAAGGTGATCTGCATGAAGTTGGGCTATGGTCAGAAAACCAGAAATCCCAAGTGAGACTACACCATAGAGAAACCATGGTGCTAGCAGAATTATCACCAGGCATAGTTTACTCTTACAATAATCAGTTGAAGTGTGTGAAGACTGAAGACATATTCCATTGCTGA
- the LOC130947520 gene encoding alpha-L-fucosidase 2-like isoform X2, translating into MTSIEKQSSVVARLLLFVLLAFNVPLTHSSSLTENGEWNMEDDVPLKVTFCAGATHWTDAIPIGNGRLGAMIWGGVSSELIQLNEDTLWTGTPGNYTDSTAPAALAEVHKLVDNRNYSGATEEALKLSGGPGAMYQLLGDIKLEFDDSHAAYSNESYYRELDLDTATAKVKYSVGDVEYSREHFASYPDQVIVSRISASKPASLSLTVSLDSKLPHSLQVSGQNLVLMKGSCPGERQPPKVNSSANLKGIQFSAALDVQISGEKGIVHVLEGSKLRIEGSDSVVLLLTASSSFDGPFTKPEDSKKDPTSDSLNAMKSVKKLSYANLYSRHLDDYQNLFHRVSLKLCKRSNPSSQTIPTSARVKSFQTDEDPSLVELLFQYGRYLLISSSRPGTQVANLQGIWNEELKPKWDGAPHLNINLQMNYWPSLPCNLLECQEPLFDYITSLSVSGSKTAKVNYKANGWVTHHVSDIWAKSSAYAGPAVWALWPMGGAWLCTHLWEHYTYTMDKEFLKNKAYPLLEGCTLFLLDWLIEGRNELLETNPSTSPEHMFIAPDQKPASVSYSTTMDMSIIKEVFSSIVSAAEVLGTSNDVVIKRVTEAQSKLPPVKIARDGSVMEWAEDFQDPAVHHRHLSHLFGLFPGHTITPEKTPDICIAADLSLIKRGEDGPGWSTTWKAALWARLNNSEHAYHMVKHLIVLVNPEHEVRFEGGLYSNLFTAHPPFQIDANFGFSAAVAEMLVQSTMKDLYLLPALPRDKWLNGCVKGLKARGGITVNICWKEGDLHEVGLWSENQKSQVRLHHRETMVLAELSPGIVYSYNNQLKCVKTEDIFHC; encoded by the exons ATGACTTCAATTGAAAAACAATCTTCAGTTGTTGCAAGGCTACTGCTCTTTGTACTGTTAGCTTTCAATGTTCCACTCACCCATTCCTCATCATTAACA GAGAACGGAGAGTGGAATATGGAGGATGATGTCCCCCTGAAGGTTACGTTCTGTGCGGGTGCTACTCACTGGACCGATGCCATACCCATCGGAAATGGCCGTCTTGGGGCCATGATTTGGGGTGGCGTTTCATCAGAACTTATTCAGCTCAATG AGGACACACTTTGGACTGGGACACCTGGCAACTATACCGACAGCACTGCTCCGGCAGCACTGGCTGAAGTCCACAAACTTGTTGATAACAGAAATTACTCTGGCGCTACAGAAGAAGCTCTCAAATTGTCAGGAGGTCCTGGTGCT ATGTACCAACTTCTTGGTGATATCAAGTTAGAGTTTGACGATTCTCATGCTGCATACTCTAACGAGTCTTACTACAGAGAACTGGATTTGGATACGGCAACAGCAAAAGTAAAATACTCCGTGGGTGATGTAGAATATAGTCGAGAACATTTTGCTTCTTATCCAGACCAAGTAATAGTGTCAAGAATTTCTGCAAGCAAGCCAGCTTCGTTATCATTAACAGTGTCTTTGGATAGCAAATTACCTCACAGTTTGCAAGTTAGTGGCCAAAATCTGGTACTAATGAAAGGAAGCTGTCCTGGTGAGAGGCAACCACCAAAAGTGAATTCAAGTGCCAATTTAAAGGGAATTCAATTTTCTGCTGCTCTTGATGTACAGATTAGTGGTGAAAAGGGGATTGTGCATGTTTTGGAAGGTTCAAAATTAAGGATTGAAGGTTCCGATTCTGTTGTTTTGCTTCTgacagcttcttcttcttttgatggACCATTCACAAAACCTGAAGACTCTAAGAAAGACCCTACTTCAGACTCCCTCAATGCAATGAAGTCAGTTAAAAAATTGTCATATGCTAACCTTTATTCACGTCACTTGGATGACTATCAGAACCTATTTCATCGTGTGTCATTGAAACTCTGTAAAAGGTCAAATCCTTCCTCTCAAACCATTCCAACTTCGGCAAGGGTCAAATCTTTCCAAACAGATGAAGATCCTTCACTTGTGGAGCTTTTGTTTCAATATGGTCGATATCTACTTATTTCAAGTTCACGTCCTGGAACTCAGGTGGCAAATCTACAGGGTATATGGAACGAAGAACTTAAGCCTAAATGGGA TGGTGCTCCTCACTTGAACATTAATCTTCAAATGAACTATTGGCCATCTcttccttgcaatttacttgAGTGTCAAGAGCCGCTATTTGATTACATTACCTCTTTGTCAGTCAGTGGAAGTAAAACTGCAAAG GTGAATTATAAAGCAAATGGTTGGGTTACACATCATGTTTCTGACATATGGGCTAAATCATCCGCATATGCAGGTCCTGCGGTCTGGGCATTATGGCCAATGGGTGGAGCTTGGCTCTGTACCCATCTATGGGAGCATTATACTTATACAATGGACAAA GAGTTTCTCAAAAACAAGGCATATCCTTTGTTGGAAGGATGCACTTTATTTTTGTTGGATTGGTTGATTGAAGGCCGTAATGAATTATTAGAAACCAACCCGTCAACTTCACCGGAGCACATGTTCATTGCACCAGATCAAAAGCCTGCCAGTGTGAGCTACTCGACAACCATGGACATGTCAATCATCAAAGAAGTTTTCTCATCAATTGTATCTGCTGCTGAG GTTTTGGGGACAAGTAATGATGTTGTTATCAAAAGAGTAACTGAGGCTCAGTCCAAGCTGCCACCAGTAAAAATTGCTAGGGATGGATCTGTTATGGAATGG GCAGAAGATTTCCAGGATCCTGCAGTGCATCATAGACATCTTTCGCACCTATTTGGCCTGTTTCCGGGGCACACAATAACTCCTGAAAAGACTCCAGACATCTGTATAGCTGCAGATCTCTCACTAATTAAAAGAG GAGAGGATGGTCCAGGGTGGTCAACAACTTGGAAAGCTGCATTATGGGCACGTCTTAACAACAGTGAGCACGCATATCACATGGTAAAGCACTTGATTGTCTTGGTGAACCCTGAACATGAAGTTAGATTTGAAGGAGGACTCTACAGTAACCTGTTCACTGCACATCCCCCTTTCCAAATTGATGCAAACTTTGG TTTCTCAGCAGCAGTTGCAGAAATGCTTGTTCAGAGCACAATGAAGGACCTTTACTTGCTTCCGGCATTGCCTCGCGACAAATGGCTGAACGGCTGCGTGAAAGGATTGAAAGCACGTGGCGGGATCACAGTGAACATATGCTGGAAAGAAGGTGATCTGCATGAAGTTGGGCTATGGTCAGAAAACCAGAAATCCCAAGTGAGACTACACCATAGAGAAACCATGGTGCTAGCAGAATTATCACCAGGCATAGTTTACTCTTACAATAATCAGTTGAAGTGTGTGAAGACTGAAGACATATTCCATTGCTGA
- the LOC130947520 gene encoding alpha-L-fucosidase 2-like isoform X4 produces MYQLLGDIKLEFDDSHAAYSNESYYRELDLDTATAKVKYSVGDVEYSREHFASYPDQVIVSRISASKPASLSLTVSLDSKLPHSLQVSGQNLVLMKGSCPGERQPPKVNSSANLKGIQFSAALDVQISGEKGIVHVLEGSKLRIEGSDSVVLLLTASSSFDGPFTKPEDSKKDPTSDSLNAMKSVKKLSYANLYSRHLDDYQNLFHRVSLKLCKRSNPSSQTIPTSARVKSFQTDEDPSLVELLFQYGRYLLISSSRPGTQVANLQGIWNEELKPKWDGAPHLNINLQMNYWPSLPCNLLECQEPLFDYITSLSVSGSKTAKVNYKANGWVTHHVSDIWAKSSAYAGPAVWALWPMGGAWLCTHLWEHYTYTMDKEFLKNKAYPLLEGCTLFLLDWLIEGRNELLETNPSTSPEHMFIAPDQKPASVSYSTTMDMSIIKEVFSSIVSAAEVLGTSNDVVIKRVTEAQSKLPPVKIARDGSVMEWAEDFQDPAVHHRHLSHLFGLFPGHTITPEKTPDICIAADLSLIKRGEDGPGWSTTWKAALWARLNNSEHAYHMVKHLIVLVNPEHEVRFEGGLYSNLFTAHPPFQIDANFGFSAAVAEMLVQSTMKDLYLLPALPRDKWLNGCVKGLKARGGITVNICWKEGDLHEVGLWSENQKSQVRLHHRETMVLAELSPGIVYSYNNQLKCVKTEDIFHC; encoded by the exons ATGTACCAACTTCTTGGTGATATCAAGTTAGAGTTTGACGATTCTCATGCTGCATACTCTAACGAGTCTTACTACAGAGAACTGGATTTGGATACGGCAACAGCAAAAGTAAAATACTCCGTGGGTGATGTAGAATATAGTCGAGAACATTTTGCTTCTTATCCAGACCAAGTAATAGTGTCAAGAATTTCTGCAAGCAAGCCAGCTTCGTTATCATTAACAGTGTCTTTGGATAGCAAATTACCTCACAGTTTGCAAGTTAGTGGCCAAAATCTGGTACTAATGAAAGGAAGCTGTCCTGGTGAGAGGCAACCACCAAAAGTGAATTCAAGTGCCAATTTAAAGGGAATTCAATTTTCTGCTGCTCTTGATGTACAGATTAGTGGTGAAAAGGGGATTGTGCATGTTTTGGAAGGTTCAAAATTAAGGATTGAAGGTTCCGATTCTGTTGTTTTGCTTCTgacagcttcttcttcttttgatggACCATTCACAAAACCTGAAGACTCTAAGAAAGACCCTACTTCAGACTCCCTCAATGCAATGAAGTCAGTTAAAAAATTGTCATATGCTAACCTTTATTCACGTCACTTGGATGACTATCAGAACCTATTTCATCGTGTGTCATTGAAACTCTGTAAAAGGTCAAATCCTTCCTCTCAAACCATTCCAACTTCGGCAAGGGTCAAATCTTTCCAAACAGATGAAGATCCTTCACTTGTGGAGCTTTTGTTTCAATATGGTCGATATCTACTTATTTCAAGTTCACGTCCTGGAACTCAGGTGGCAAATCTACAGGGTATATGGAACGAAGAACTTAAGCCTAAATGGGA TGGTGCTCCTCACTTGAACATTAATCTTCAAATGAACTATTGGCCATCTcttccttgcaatttacttgAGTGTCAAGAGCCGCTATTTGATTACATTACCTCTTTGTCAGTCAGTGGAAGTAAAACTGCAAAG GTGAATTATAAAGCAAATGGTTGGGTTACACATCATGTTTCTGACATATGGGCTAAATCATCCGCATATGCAGGTCCTGCGGTCTGGGCATTATGGCCAATGGGTGGAGCTTGGCTCTGTACCCATCTATGGGAGCATTATACTTATACAATGGACAAA GAGTTTCTCAAAAACAAGGCATATCCTTTGTTGGAAGGATGCACTTTATTTTTGTTGGATTGGTTGATTGAAGGCCGTAATGAATTATTAGAAACCAACCCGTCAACTTCACCGGAGCACATGTTCATTGCACCAGATCAAAAGCCTGCCAGTGTGAGCTACTCGACAACCATGGACATGTCAATCATCAAAGAAGTTTTCTCATCAATTGTATCTGCTGCTGAG GTTTTGGGGACAAGTAATGATGTTGTTATCAAAAGAGTAACTGAGGCTCAGTCCAAGCTGCCACCAGTAAAAATTGCTAGGGATGGATCTGTTATGGAATGG GCAGAAGATTTCCAGGATCCTGCAGTGCATCATAGACATCTTTCGCACCTATTTGGCCTGTTTCCGGGGCACACAATAACTCCTGAAAAGACTCCAGACATCTGTATAGCTGCAGATCTCTCACTAATTAAAAGAG GAGAGGATGGTCCAGGGTGGTCAACAACTTGGAAAGCTGCATTATGGGCACGTCTTAACAACAGTGAGCACGCATATCACATGGTAAAGCACTTGATTGTCTTGGTGAACCCTGAACATGAAGTTAGATTTGAAGGAGGACTCTACAGTAACCTGTTCACTGCACATCCCCCTTTCCAAATTGATGCAAACTTTGG TTTCTCAGCAGCAGTTGCAGAAATGCTTGTTCAGAGCACAATGAAGGACCTTTACTTGCTTCCGGCATTGCCTCGCGACAAATGGCTGAACGGCTGCGTGAAAGGATTGAAAGCACGTGGCGGGATCACAGTGAACATATGCTGGAAAGAAGGTGATCTGCATGAAGTTGGGCTATGGTCAGAAAACCAGAAATCCCAAGTGAGACTACACCATAGAGAAACCATGGTGCTAGCAGAATTATCACCAGGCATAGTTTACTCTTACAATAATCAGTTGAAGTGTGTGAAGACTGAAGACATATTCCATTGCTGA